A window of the Arthrobacter sp. Marseille-P9274 genome harbors these coding sequences:
- the rlmN gene encoding 23S rRNA (adenine(2503)-C(2))-methyltransferase RlmN, protein MSSQKTSPQVISDRPQVRPATEGWNQAVTAEGRPLLQFKSPRVTQPPVHLADLTLAERQEKMKELGLPAFRAKQLSTHYFQHYTTDPERMSDLPKERRAELAEAFFPKLLTEVKRLTTDKGDTIKFLWRLFDGSLVESVLMRYTGRITLCVSSQCGCGMNCPFCATGQAGLTRNMSTAEILDQIVQANRVIAEGGLGGKRRDGGADAERVTNIVFMGMGEPLANYKRVMNAVHRMVDEAPEGLGMSARGITVSTVGLVPAINKLADENLPFTFALSLHAPDDELRDELIPVNSRWKVDEALDAAYGYYERTGRRVSIEYALIKDMNDHAWRADLLAKKLNKRGRGWVHVNPIPLNPTPGSIWTSSDADVTREFVDRLNDAGVPTTLRDTRGKEIDGACGQLAAAE, encoded by the coding sequence ATGTCTTCGCAGAAAACTTCCCCCCAAGTCATTTCAGACCGGCCACAGGTGCGCCCCGCGACCGAGGGTTGGAACCAGGCCGTCACCGCCGAGGGACGGCCGCTGCTGCAGTTTAAGTCCCCGCGGGTCACGCAGCCGCCGGTCCACCTGGCCGACCTGACGCTGGCCGAGCGGCAGGAGAAGATGAAGGAGCTGGGGCTGCCCGCCTTCCGCGCGAAGCAGCTTTCCACGCACTACTTCCAGCACTACACCACCGACCCGGAGCGGATGAGCGACCTGCCCAAGGAGCGCCGCGCCGAGCTGGCCGAGGCGTTCTTCCCGAAGCTGCTGACCGAGGTCAAGCGGCTGACCACGGACAAGGGCGACACGATCAAGTTCCTGTGGCGGCTCTTCGACGGCTCGCTCGTGGAGTCGGTGCTGATGCGCTACACGGGCCGGATCACGCTGTGCGTCTCCAGCCAGTGCGGCTGTGGCATGAACTGCCCGTTCTGCGCCACCGGACAGGCCGGGCTGACGCGCAACATGTCGACGGCGGAGATCCTGGACCAGATCGTCCAGGCCAACCGCGTGATCGCAGAGGGCGGGCTCGGCGGCAAGCGGCGGGACGGCGGCGCTGACGCCGAGCGCGTCACCAACATCGTTTTTATGGGGATGGGCGAACCGCTGGCCAATTACAAGCGCGTGATGAACGCCGTGCACCGCATGGTGGACGAGGCTCCGGAGGGGCTGGGCATGAGCGCCCGCGGCATTACGGTGTCCACGGTCGGCCTGGTCCCGGCGATCAACAAGCTGGCGGACGAGAACCTTCCCTTCACGTTCGCACTGAGCCTGCACGCACCGGACGATGAGCTCCGCGACGAGCTGATCCCGGTCAACTCGCGCTGGAAGGTGGATGAGGCACTCGATGCCGCCTACGGCTACTACGAGCGCACCGGCCGCCGCGTTTCGATCGAGTACGCGCTGATCAAGGACATGAACGACCACGCCTGGCGCGCGGACCTGCTGGCCAAGAAGCTGAACAAGCGCGGCCGCGGCTGGGTGCACGTGAATCCGATCCCGCTGAACCCGACGCCGGGCTCCATCTGGACCAGCTCGGACGCGGACGTCACCCGGGAATTCGTCGACCGGCTCAATGATGCCGGCGTCCCCACGACGCTGCGCGATACCCGCGGCAAGGAGATCGACGGCGCCTGCGGCCAGCTCGCCGCGGCGGAATAA
- a CDS encoding pyrimidine dimer DNA glycosylase/endonuclease V, translated as MRLWSLHPRYLDQKGLVACWRESLLAQKVLAGATKGYRNHPQLVRFRAAADPGAAIGAYLVGLAEEAEGRGYRFNTALVLSPEPASAAPILVTEGQLNFERQHLLAKLAIRDPGRRHQLSPALAGRVPDAHPLFRVIGGPVEDWERAV; from the coding sequence ATGCGCTTGTGGAGCCTGCACCCCCGGTACCTGGACCAGAAGGGGCTGGTCGCGTGCTGGCGCGAGAGTCTGTTGGCGCAGAAAGTGCTGGCCGGGGCCACGAAAGGCTACCGCAACCATCCGCAGCTGGTGCGCTTCCGCGCCGCCGCCGATCCAGGCGCGGCCATCGGCGCCTACCTGGTCGGTCTGGCCGAAGAGGCCGAGGGCCGCGGCTACCGCTTCAACACCGCGCTGGTACTCTCCCCGGAACCCGCGTCGGCGGCGCCCATCCTGGTCACCGAGGGACAGCTGAACTTCGAACGGCAGCACCTGCTGGCGAAGCTGGCCATCCGCGACCCCGGCCGGCGGCACCAGCTCTCGCCCGCGCTGGCCGGCAGGGTCCCGGACGCGCATCCGCTGTTCCGGGTCATCGGCGGGCCGGTCGAGGACTGGGAGCGGGCGGTCTGA
- a CDS encoding aminotransferase class I/II-fold pyridoxal phosphate-dependent enzyme, which yields MSLKVADRARVPHFEVMNVLQRVADMRAAGRDVISLCAGEPSAGAPSAVSAKAAEIHRLALPLTYTSALGVRDLREAIAGHYRRWYGLEITDDDVAVTTGSSGAFMLAFLAAFNPGDRVALARPGYPAYRNILTAVGCEVVEIDCGPGERYQPNPALLDAAAEAHGKLSGLVLASPANPTGTMVSRTELAALTDWCRTNSVRLVSDEIYHGITYTDPQAPDAKGVCAWELDQTGVVISSFSKYWGMTGWRLGWALMPRDLAPAMDALAGNVALCPPTPAQLAAVEAFRPESYAEADAAVAEFAGIRQVLLDNLGRLEWGTAAPADGAFYLYADLGDQLAGFADSAEYCRALLEDEGVALVPGSDFDAVNGRRSVRLSFAAGKDAVAEAVERIVRFQERRR from the coding sequence GTGAGCCTCAAGGTCGCTGACCGCGCCCGGGTGCCGCACTTCGAAGTCATGAACGTCCTGCAGCGCGTGGCCGATATGCGCGCCGCGGGCCGGGACGTCATCTCGCTGTGCGCGGGAGAGCCGTCCGCGGGCGCCCCGAGCGCGGTGTCGGCCAAGGCTGCGGAGATCCACCGCCTGGCCCTGCCGCTGACCTACACGAGCGCGCTTGGCGTCCGGGACCTGCGGGAGGCGATTGCGGGGCACTACCGCCGCTGGTACGGTCTGGAGATCACTGACGACGACGTCGCCGTCACCACCGGTTCATCCGGGGCCTTCATGCTCGCGTTCCTCGCGGCGTTCAATCCCGGCGACAGGGTGGCCCTCGCCCGCCCCGGCTACCCCGCCTACCGCAACATCCTGACCGCGGTGGGCTGCGAGGTGGTCGAGATCGACTGCGGCCCGGGTGAACGGTACCAGCCGAATCCGGCCCTGCTGGACGCGGCGGCGGAGGCCCACGGCAAGCTGTCCGGGCTGGTTCTGGCCTCGCCCGCGAACCCGACCGGCACTATGGTCTCCCGGACCGAGCTCGCCGCGCTGACGGACTGGTGCCGCACAAACAGCGTGCGGCTGGTCAGCGACGAGATCTATCACGGCATTACCTACACGGACCCCCAGGCGCCCGACGCCAAAGGCGTGTGCGCGTGGGAACTGGACCAGACCGGCGTCGTTATTTCCTCCTTCTCCAAGTACTGGGGAATGACCGGCTGGCGGCTGGGCTGGGCGCTGATGCCGCGCGACCTGGCGCCGGCCATGGACGCGCTCGCCGGCAACGTGGCGCTCTGCCCGCCCACCCCCGCGCAGCTCGCCGCGGTGGAGGCCTTCCGCCCCGAGTCCTATGCCGAGGCGGACGCCGCGGTGGCGGAGTTCGCCGGCATCCGGCAGGTGCTGCTGGACAACCTGGGCCGGCTGGAGTGGGGGACGGCTGCTCCGGCAGACGGTGCCTTCTACCTCTACGCGGACCTGGGGGACCAGCTGGCGGGCTTCGCCGATTCTGCGGAGTACTGCCGCGCGCTGCTGGAGGACGAGGGCGTGGCGCTGGTGCCGGGCTCCGACTTCGACGCCGTCAACGGACGCCGTTCGGTGCGGCTGTCCTTTGCCGCGGGCAAGGATGCCGTGGCCGAGGCCGTGGAGCGGATTGTCCGCTTCCAGGAGCGCCGCCGCTGA
- a CDS encoding DNA/RNA non-specific endonuclease, producing the protein MTLGYDADFLQTTVDLPHAATAAKVLDYTHFTVLLNTSRRFAELTAVNLDGGQLRDVGREDTWRLDPRVASALQAGEELYRNNDLDRGHLVRRRDPVWGPPADAAKANIETFFYTNAAPQVDTFNQSKALWLGLEDYVLNHADQYDARLSVFTGPVLDPKDPPYRGFAIPLLFWKVVAWQGADGLASTGYILDQSPLLGELEQERQTALRAAEGATPPLGPYRTFQVPVADVQDLTGLGLEQLVAVDRFVPAPGARAGEPRWQLLVRPEQIVLLPGEA; encoded by the coding sequence ATGACTTTGGGCTACGACGCTGATTTCCTGCAGACCACCGTTGATCTGCCGCACGCGGCCACCGCGGCCAAGGTGCTGGACTACACGCACTTCACCGTTCTCCTCAATACGTCCCGGCGGTTCGCCGAACTGACGGCGGTCAATCTCGACGGCGGGCAGCTGCGTGACGTGGGCCGCGAGGATACGTGGCGGCTGGACCCGCGGGTTGCCTCGGCGCTCCAGGCGGGGGAGGAGCTGTACCGGAACAACGATCTGGACCGCGGGCACCTGGTGCGCCGCCGGGATCCGGTGTGGGGCCCGCCTGCGGACGCGGCGAAGGCCAACATCGAGACCTTCTTCTATACCAACGCCGCCCCGCAGGTGGACACCTTCAACCAGTCCAAGGCGCTCTGGCTCGGGCTGGAGGACTACGTGCTCAACCATGCGGACCAGTACGACGCCCGGCTGAGCGTGTTCACCGGACCCGTCCTCGACCCGAAGGACCCGCCGTACCGGGGGTTCGCCATCCCGCTGCTGTTCTGGAAGGTTGTCGCGTGGCAGGGGGCCGACGGCCTGGCCAGTACGGGCTACATCCTGGACCAGTCGCCGCTGCTGGGCGAACTGGAGCAGGAGCGCCAGACGGCCCTGCGCGCCGCGGAGGGCGCCACCCCTCCGCTGGGCCCCTACCGGACCTTCCAGGTTCCGGTCGCGGACGTCCAGGACCTGACTGGTCTGGGGCTGGAGCAGCTGGTTGCTGTGGACCGGTTCGTGCCGGCTCCTGGCGCCCGGGCCGGTGAACCGCGCTGGCAGCTGCTGGTCCGCCCTGAGCAGATTGTGCTGCTGCCCGGCGAAGCCTGA
- a CDS encoding carbohydrate ABC transporter permease, with amino-acid sequence MAIDTAPAPARPAEAPQGRRKGNGKPSSLITVLTWILALGFFSPIIWMVLTSFKQESEAASSPPTFVFKPTLDQYAAVLESGAGPYFLNSVIATGASTILVIILAVPASYALSIRPVKKTQDVLFFFISTKMLPVVAVIMPIYVIAGQLKVLDNIWTLVVLYTAMNLPIAVWMMRSFFQEVPAEVLEAAQMDGAGLIKTLRSVLMPMVAPGLAATALICVIFAWNEFFFALNLTAAKAATVPVFLVSQMTSEGLFLAQLSAASVLASLPVVLAGWIAQKQLVRGLSMGAVK; translated from the coding sequence GTGGCTATCGATACCGCGCCGGCGCCCGCCAGGCCAGCCGAGGCGCCCCAGGGGCGCCGCAAGGGGAACGGCAAACCGTCGTCGCTCATTACCGTGCTGACCTGGATCCTCGCGCTCGGCTTCTTTTCGCCCATTATCTGGATGGTCCTGACATCCTTCAAGCAGGAGTCGGAGGCCGCCTCAAGCCCGCCGACGTTCGTGTTCAAGCCGACGCTGGACCAGTACGCGGCCGTGCTGGAGTCCGGTGCCGGTCCATACTTCCTGAATTCCGTGATCGCCACGGGCGCCTCCACGATATTGGTGATCATCCTCGCAGTCCCGGCGTCCTACGCGCTGAGCATCCGGCCGGTGAAGAAGACCCAGGACGTCCTGTTCTTCTTCATCTCCACCAAGATGCTGCCCGTCGTCGCGGTCATCATGCCGATCTACGTCATCGCCGGACAGCTCAAGGTGCTGGACAATATCTGGACCCTCGTTGTCCTCTACACGGCGATGAACCTGCCGATTGCCGTCTGGATGATGCGCTCCTTCTTCCAGGAGGTTCCGGCCGAGGTGCTGGAGGCCGCACAGATGGACGGCGCCGGGCTGATCAAGACCCTGCGCTCAGTGCTGATGCCAATGGTCGCCCCCGGCCTCGCCGCCACGGCGCTGATCTGCGTCATCTTCGCGTGGAACGAGTTCTTCTTCGCGCTGAACCTGACCGCGGCAAAAGCCGCTACGGTGCCGGTGTTCCTCGTCTCGCAGATGACCAGCGAGGGGCTGTTCCTCGCCCAGCTCTCCGCGGCGTCGGTGCTGGCGTCGCTGCCCGTAGTGCTGGCCGGCTGGATCGCGCAGAAGCAGCTGGTCCGCGGCCTGTCCATGGGCGCCGTCAAGTAG
- a CDS encoding carbohydrate ABC transporter permease has translation MATLVDSHNRRQRARRADRGRDRAEGWRRRAPLLPALIFTIIVTQLPFVFTLWYSLLNWNLLRPGATEFIGLQNYADIFADSTFRQAALNSVIYTVGCVFAAMVLGIIFALLLDREFRGRGIVRTLLITPFLIMPVASAVLWSVSMLNPSYGLVNWILSLFGIPAVDWTSSYPVLSILMALIWQWTPFMMLLVLAGLQAQPRDVLEAAQMDGAGWWRTFTSITLPQLRRYIELGILLGAIYVVNTFDQIYLMTAGGPGTASANLPFYIYQRAFLGFDIGQAAAMGVVVVIATIIIATFALRLIFRSFDVKD, from the coding sequence ATGGCAACCCTGGTTGATTCGCACAACCGCCGGCAGCGGGCTCGGCGGGCCGACCGCGGACGCGACCGCGCCGAGGGCTGGCGCAGGCGGGCACCGCTGCTGCCCGCCCTGATCTTCACGATCATCGTGACGCAGCTGCCGTTCGTGTTCACGCTCTGGTACTCGCTGCTGAACTGGAACCTGCTCCGTCCGGGCGCCACCGAGTTTATCGGCCTGCAGAACTACGCGGACATCTTCGCGGATTCCACCTTCCGCCAGGCGGCGCTGAACAGCGTCATCTACACGGTGGGCTGCGTCTTCGCCGCGATGGTCCTCGGCATCATCTTCGCGCTTCTGCTGGACCGCGAATTCCGCGGACGCGGCATCGTCCGGACGCTGCTGATCACGCCCTTCCTCATCATGCCCGTGGCAAGCGCCGTCCTCTGGTCGGTTTCCATGCTCAATCCGAGCTACGGCCTGGTGAACTGGATCCTCAGCCTGTTCGGCATCCCCGCCGTCGACTGGACCTCGTCCTACCCGGTGCTATCCATCCTGATGGCGCTGATCTGGCAGTGGACCCCGTTCATGATGCTGCTGGTCCTGGCCGGGCTGCAGGCGCAGCCGCGGGATGTGCTGGAGGCCGCGCAGATGGACGGCGCGGGCTGGTGGCGCACGTTCACCTCAATCACCCTGCCGCAGCTGCGCCGGTACATCGAGCTGGGCATCCTGCTCGGCGCGATCTACGTAGTCAACACGTTCGACCAGATCTACCTGATGACCGCCGGCGGTCCCGGCACGGCAAGCGCCAACCTGCCCTTCTACATCTATCAACGTGCGTTCCTTGGCTTCGACATCGGGCAGGCAGCTGCCATGGGCGTCGTCGTCGTGATCGCCACCATCATCATCGCGACCTTCGCGCTCCGCCTGATCTTCCGCAGCTTCGACGTAAAGGACTGA
- a CDS encoding sugar ABC transporter substrate-binding protein → MKFPFKPARRASRRPRRRLGILSALSVPLLVLTGCGGGSSEAGKEEIVVAIVSNPQMQDAISLQDEFSAKFPDVDVNFVSLPENEARAKITASVATGGGEFDVVMISNYETPMWAANGWITNLQDYAEKTQGYNPDDFVPTIQEALSYEGDLYSVPFYGESSFLAYRSDLFEQAGLTMPEKPTWDDIRTFAKELNDPAKGLSGVCLRGLAGWGEVMAPLDTMINTYGGRWFDEDWNATLDTPEVKAAVTDYVDLVRSYGQPGAATSGYGDCLTRYAQGNAAMWYDATAMVSSVEDPNSSLVVGKTKYAPAPVKDTEAAGWLYSWSLAIPETSQHKDAAWDFISWMTSPDYMKLVGEKVGWERVPPGSRLSTYELPGYAEVSEAYAEPTLNAMAGASQKTSMVHPVPYTGLQFVGIPEFQDLGTRVAQQISAAIAGQKSVDEALEQAQRYARTVADSYQAGGS, encoded by the coding sequence GTGAAATTCCCATTCAAGCCGGCTCGCCGGGCCAGCCGCCGGCCGCGCCGCAGGCTCGGAATCCTTTCGGCCCTCAGCGTCCCCCTCCTCGTCCTGACGGGCTGCGGAGGGGGATCCTCGGAAGCCGGCAAGGAAGAAATTGTCGTCGCGATCGTGTCGAATCCGCAGATGCAGGACGCGATTTCCCTGCAGGACGAGTTCAGCGCCAAGTTCCCGGACGTGGATGTCAACTTCGTTTCGCTTCCGGAAAACGAGGCCAGGGCCAAGATCACGGCCTCGGTCGCCACCGGCGGCGGAGAGTTCGACGTCGTGATGATCTCCAACTACGAGACACCGATGTGGGCCGCCAACGGGTGGATCACCAACCTGCAGGACTATGCGGAGAAGACCCAGGGCTATAACCCCGATGACTTCGTCCCCACCATCCAGGAGGCGCTCAGCTACGAGGGCGACCTGTACTCAGTCCCGTTCTACGGGGAGTCTTCCTTCCTGGCCTACCGGTCCGACCTCTTCGAACAGGCCGGGCTGACCATGCCGGAGAAGCCGACCTGGGACGACATCCGCACGTTCGCAAAGGAGCTGAACGACCCGGCCAAGGGACTTTCCGGGGTCTGCCTGCGCGGCCTGGCCGGCTGGGGCGAGGTCATGGCGCCGCTCGACACGATGATCAACACCTACGGCGGCCGGTGGTTCGACGAGGACTGGAACGCCACCCTCGATACTCCCGAGGTGAAGGCCGCGGTCACGGACTACGTCGATTTGGTCCGCAGCTACGGCCAGCCCGGCGCGGCCACCAGCGGTTACGGCGATTGCCTCACCCGCTACGCGCAGGGCAACGCGGCGATGTGGTATGACGCCACCGCCATGGTTTCGAGCGTCGAGGATCCGAACTCCTCGCTGGTGGTCGGCAAGACCAAGTACGCGCCGGCTCCGGTCAAGGACACCGAGGCCGCGGGCTGGCTGTACAGCTGGTCGCTGGCGATCCCCGAAACGAGCCAGCACAAGGACGCCGCCTGGGACTTCATCTCCTGGATGACCAGTCCCGATTACATGAAGCTGGTCGGCGAAAAGGTGGGCTGGGAACGGGTTCCCCCGGGCAGCCGGCTCTCCACTTACGAGCTCCCCGGGTACGCCGAGGTTTCCGAGGCCTACGCCGAACCCACCCTGAATGCCATGGCCGGCGCATCCCAGAAGACCTCCATGGTCCATCCGGTTCCCTACACCGGACTGCAGTTCGTCGGCATTCCCGAGTTCCAGGATCTGGGTACGCGGGTCGCCCAGCAGATCTCCGCGGCCATCGCCGGACAGAAGTCCGTGGACGAGGCCCTCGAGCAGGCACAACGGTACGCCCGCACCGTGGCGGACAGCTACCAGGCAGGAGGAAGCTGA
- a CDS encoding sugar-binding transcriptional regulator encodes MAKPTDDETLALIGRDYYLGNMSKVEIATSYGISRFQVARMLEEARSKGIVRIEVVFPNSHTAADPRRLRDALGVEAVIVTPTGADDARTRDLMAQAAAKELVKRTRPGFTVGISWSRTLDLAARHIDTLPPCDLVQLAGALPVPGSGNSVELLRVLGHATTGRIWPIWAPLVVENTATAESLKRQPEISQALTKADTLDLAVVALGSWKPGTSTVWDRVDNATRLACTKAGAVAECSGRLLDADGDPVLTDLDDRVIAVTIEQLRHTPHVVVVAQGAERTDAVLAAARAGIIGTLIVDEELAEVLEEQESHERRQAPAT; translated from the coding sequence GTGGCCAAGCCAACCGATGATGAAACGCTGGCCCTGATCGGCCGGGACTATTACCTCGGGAATATGTCCAAGGTGGAAATTGCCACGAGCTACGGGATCTCGCGGTTCCAAGTGGCCCGCATGCTCGAAGAGGCCCGCTCCAAAGGCATCGTCCGGATCGAGGTCGTCTTCCCCAACAGCCATACGGCCGCGGACCCGCGCCGCCTCAGGGACGCGCTGGGGGTCGAAGCTGTCATCGTGACCCCGACCGGCGCCGACGACGCCCGGACGCGGGACCTCATGGCGCAGGCAGCCGCGAAGGAGCTCGTGAAGCGGACCCGCCCCGGCTTCACCGTCGGCATCTCCTGGTCGCGCACCCTCGACCTGGCGGCCCGGCACATCGACACGCTGCCGCCGTGCGACCTGGTCCAGCTCGCCGGCGCGCTCCCCGTTCCCGGCAGCGGCAACTCCGTGGAGCTCCTCCGCGTGCTCGGCCACGCCACCACCGGCCGCATCTGGCCCATTTGGGCCCCGCTCGTCGTCGAAAATACCGCGACCGCCGAAAGCCTGAAGCGGCAGCCCGAGATCTCGCAGGCGCTGACCAAGGCGGACACCCTGGACCTCGCCGTCGTCGCGCTGGGCAGCTGGAAGCCCGGAACCTCGACCGTCTGGGACCGGGTGGACAACGCCACGCGGCTGGCCTGCACAAAGGCGGGCGCGGTGGCCGAGTGCTCCGGCCGCCTGCTCGACGCAGACGGCGACCCCGTCCTGACGGACCTGGACGACAGGGTCATCGCCGTGACGATCGAGCAGCTGAGGCACACCCCGCACGTCGTCGTCGTGGCCCAAGGCGCGGAGCGGACGGACGCGGTCCTGGCCGCGGCACGGGCCGGCATCATCGGGACGCTGATCGTCGACGAGGAACTGGCCGAGGTTTTGGAAGAGCAGGAATCCCACGAGCGTAGGCAGGCACCGGCTACATGA
- the xylB gene encoding xylulokinase produces the protein MSIAIGIDSSTQSCKVLAVDLETGAIRSSGSAPHPDGTSVDPVHWERALAKAWNDAGIRGSADVAGVSVAAQQHGMVALDAENRPVHDALLWNDTRSAGAAEDMVAELGAAAWAEAVNVVPVASFTLTKLAWLARNRPELAAKVERVVLPHDYLNYRLTGRFFTDRSDASGTAYYSAAADTYRADLLRKYFGRLPELPPVLAPQESGGTLLPDWDAGGVPVGAGAGDNAGAALGLGISPGDVVVSVGTSGTVFTSAREPVNDPSGAVAGFADATGAYLPLLAMINSARVMAATGAMLGVDLPELDRLALSAAPDAAGLTLLPYLDGERTPNLPYATGGLVGLTRSNMTPENLARAAVLAVLNSLADAQELLRVRGIPVEKVLLIGGGSKSRALRQAAADVFGVPVEVPAAAEYVALGAARQAAWAATGSLPQWKPALDAAYEPDPGADWGAEVRRRFTAGRMSLYGV, from the coding sequence ATGAGCATCGCAATCGGCATCGACTCCTCCACCCAATCCTGCAAGGTACTCGCCGTCGACCTGGAGACGGGCGCCATCCGCTCCTCGGGGTCCGCGCCGCACCCGGACGGGACGTCGGTGGACCCAGTCCACTGGGAGCGGGCCCTGGCCAAAGCATGGAACGACGCCGGCATCCGCGGTTCCGCGGATGTCGCGGGGGTGAGCGTGGCCGCCCAGCAGCACGGGATGGTGGCGCTCGACGCCGAAAACCGGCCGGTCCATGACGCCCTGCTGTGGAACGACACCCGCAGCGCGGGAGCGGCCGAAGACATGGTCGCCGAGCTGGGCGCCGCGGCGTGGGCCGAGGCCGTCAACGTGGTGCCGGTGGCCTCGTTCACCCTCACCAAGCTGGCCTGGCTGGCCCGGAACCGGCCCGAACTCGCGGCCAAAGTGGAGCGCGTGGTCCTGCCGCACGACTACCTCAACTACCGCCTGACCGGCCGCTTCTTCACCGACCGCAGCGACGCCTCGGGCACCGCCTACTACTCCGCCGCCGCGGACACCTACCGGGCCGACCTGCTCCGGAAGTACTTCGGCAGGCTGCCCGAACTGCCGCCGGTGCTCGCGCCGCAGGAGTCCGGCGGCACGCTCCTGCCGGACTGGGACGCCGGCGGCGTGCCGGTCGGCGCCGGCGCGGGCGACAACGCGGGGGCGGCGCTGGGCCTGGGCATCAGCCCCGGAGACGTGGTGGTCTCCGTCGGCACGTCGGGCACCGTATTCACCTCCGCCCGCGAACCGGTGAACGATCCCAGTGGCGCGGTCGCCGGCTTCGCGGACGCCACCGGCGCCTACCTGCCGCTGCTGGCGATGATCAACTCGGCGCGGGTCATGGCGGCCACGGGTGCGATGCTCGGCGTGGACCTGCCGGAGCTGGACCGGCTCGCGCTTTCCGCCGCTCCGGACGCCGCCGGCCTGACGCTGCTGCCCTACCTTGACGGCGAGCGCACGCCCAATCTGCCCTACGCCACTGGCGGCCTGGTCGGCCTGACGCGCAGCAATATGACCCCGGAGAACCTAGCCCGGGCGGCGGTGCTGGCCGTGCTCAACTCGCTGGCGGACGCCCAGGAACTGCTGCGGGTCCGGGGCATTCCGGTGGAAAAGGTGCTGCTGATCGGCGGCGGGTCCAAGTCGCGGGCGCTGCGCCAGGCCGCCGCGGACGTCTTCGGCGTGCCGGTCGAGGTTCCCGCGGCGGCGGAATACGTCGCCCTGGGCGCGGCCCGCCAGGCGGCGTGGGCCGCCACCGGCTCGCTGCCCCAGTGGAAGCCGGCGCTGGACGCCGCCTACGAACCGGACCCGGGCGCCGACTGGGGCGCCGAGGTCCGCCGGCGATTCACCGCGGGCCGCATGTCGCTCTACGGCGTCTAG